Proteins found in one Thalassomonas actiniarum genomic segment:
- a CDS encoding EthD family reductase, translating to MIKVSVLYPNSEQAKFNLDYYCNSHMPMVQDKLGNACKKVAVESGLCGAKPEAAAPYIAMGHLYFDSLAEYQQAFAPHAEDILSDIPNYTNTQPEIQISQVQL from the coding sequence ATGATCAAAGTCAGCGTACTCTACCCCAACAGCGAGCAGGCAAAATTTAATCTCGACTATTACTGCAACAGCCATATGCCTATGGTTCAGGACAAACTCGGCAATGCCTGTAAAAAAGTCGCAGTAGAGTCAGGCCTGTGTGGAGCGAAGCCCGAGGCGGCTGCCCCCTATATCGCGATGGGCCACTTATATTTTGACTCTCTGGCCGAGTATCAGCAAGCCTTTGCCCCACATGCGGAAGATATCCTCAGCGACATCCCCAACTACACCAATACCCAACCGGAAATACAAATCAGTCAGGTTCAGCTTTAA
- a CDS encoding alpha/beta fold hydrolase encodes MSTTIINFVHANGFPAASYQTFFDYFSSDHQLVANPQYGHNPKYPLDNNWKNLVDELLDYIRAQQQPVICLGHSFGGVLSYMAACQQPQLFKGLIMLDPPVLTGPLASLMGLLKNTRFIDKITPAGKAEIRRNNWPLGSNMAGQFANRKLFRHFDKRCLEDYARHCVSERNQRLELNFSPEIEAGIFRSLPTNLSRYKNKLTVPAALIYGEKSDLYPHFVFKRFARTNNIQIKRISKAGHMFPLERPQETARLVESVIQGWQ; translated from the coding sequence ATGAGCACAACCATTATCAATTTTGTCCACGCCAACGGCTTTCCCGCCGCCAGCTACCAAACTTTTTTCGATTACTTTTCCAGTGACCACCAGTTAGTGGCAAACCCGCAATACGGACACAATCCCAAATATCCGCTGGATAACAACTGGAAAAACCTGGTGGATGAATTACTCGACTATATCCGCGCCCAGCAACAACCGGTGATTTGCCTCGGCCATTCTTTTGGCGGCGTGCTCTCATATATGGCTGCCTGTCAGCAACCGCAGTTGTTCAAAGGTTTGATCATGTTAGATCCCCCGGTACTGACCGGCCCGCTGGCAAGCCTGATGGGACTGCTGAAAAATACCCGCTTTATCGATAAAATCACCCCGGCAGGCAAGGCAGAAATACGTAGGAACAACTGGCCGCTGGGCAGCAATATGGCCGGCCAGTTTGCCAACCGCAAATTATTCAGGCATTTTGACAAGCGCTGCCTGGAAGATTATGCCAGACACTGTGTGAGTGAGCGTAACCAGCGGCTGGAATTGAACTTTTCCCCGGAAATCGAGGCGGGTATTTTTCGCAGCCTGCCCACCAATTTGTCGCGCTATAAAAACAAATTAACCGTACCGGCAGCCCTGATTTACGGGGAAAAAAGCGACCTTTATCCGCATTTTGTCTTTAAACGTTTTGCCCGCACCAATAACATCCAAATCAAACGCATCAGCAAAGCGGGACATATGTTTCCGCTGGAGCGGCCGCAAGAAACCGCCCGCTTGGTGGAGTCGGTTATTCAAGGCTGGCAATAA
- a CDS encoding DUF6942 family protein, translating into MTGLGTANAVLKVYIENIPPLPQYQELSSLTAMKPGEIKTIADLTGNHWRKIFNVYAKLWQQLHPGCAGSWQQFRDEELLQAHSQQALLFSPPDFNCNSNGKDSEHISIIMGRTYAAKTGIAEHCYWLSRDFAINESKKLIVSPYFDYRQLSNIKIEQLAGLIRNFAGKSR; encoded by the coding sequence ATGACAGGTTTAGGCACAGCCAATGCAGTACTTAAGGTTTATATCGAAAACATTCCCCCGCTGCCCCAATACCAGGAGCTAAGCTCGCTTACGGCGATGAAACCGGGGGAGATCAAAACCATCGCCGATTTAACCGGTAACCATTGGCGAAAAATCTTTAATGTCTATGCCAAGTTGTGGCAGCAATTACATCCGGGCTGTGCCGGCAGCTGGCAACAATTTCGCGATGAAGAGTTATTGCAGGCACATAGCCAGCAGGCGCTGCTGTTTTCCCCGCCTGACTTTAATTGCAATAGTAACGGCAAAGATAGCGAGCATATCAGCATAATCATGGGACGCACTTATGCCGCTAAAACCGGTATCGCCGAGCACTGCTACTGGCTGTCCCGGGATTTTGCCATCAACGAGAGCAAAAAACTCATCGTCAGCCCCTATTTTGATTACCGCCAGTTATCCAACATAAAAATAGAGCAACTTGCGGGATTAATTAGAAACTTTGCAGGGAAAAGTCGGTAA
- a CDS encoding ABC transporter permease gives MDIQRFYAVFKARNIEFFRDKSSLSWNLIFPILLLVGLSFIFSGEGRAVYKVGVMNLAQEQSPFLETRYIDFVNYHQLERAKHKLSQHHIDLLIDFAGKNYWVNEQSPKSYLAEKIFLSSQKHFSRGQASGKQIRYVDWVLPGILGMNMMFSCLFGVGYVIVRYRKNLVLKRLKATPLSAFEFVCAQLLSRLFIVMLMSVAIYAGCNVFFDFYMSGSYFDLLLIGILGGFSLITLALLMSSRSKSEELVGGLLNMTSWPMMLLSGVWFSLEGAPEFLKRFADFLPLTHLVKGAREVITEGASLAQISDHLLALALMSAIFLSLGAWLFSWNGEG, from the coding sequence ATGGATATTCAAAGGTTTTATGCGGTTTTTAAGGCACGCAACATAGAGTTTTTCCGTGATAAGTCTTCTTTGAGCTGGAACCTGATCTTTCCGATATTGCTGCTGGTGGGCTTGTCCTTTATTTTCTCCGGAGAGGGACGGGCGGTCTATAAGGTGGGGGTGATGAACCTGGCGCAAGAACAATCGCCCTTTCTTGAGACCCGTTATATCGACTTTGTTAATTATCACCAGCTCGAAAGGGCGAAGCATAAGTTATCCCAGCATCATATTGATCTGCTCATCGACTTTGCCGGGAAAAACTATTGGGTCAACGAGCAGTCGCCGAAAAGTTATTTGGCGGAGAAAATCTTTCTTTCCTCGCAAAAACACTTTTCCCGGGGGCAGGCGAGCGGCAAACAAATACGTTATGTTGACTGGGTATTGCCGGGGATCCTGGGCATGAACATGATGTTCAGTTGTTTATTCGGCGTGGGTTATGTGATCGTACGTTACCGGAAAAACCTGGTGTTAAAGCGCCTTAAAGCGACACCGCTCTCGGCCTTTGAGTTTGTCTGCGCCCAGCTGTTATCCCGGCTGTTTATCGTGATGCTGATGTCTGTGGCGATTTATGCCGGCTGTAATGTCTTTTTTGATTTTTACATGTCGGGCAGTTATTTTGATCTTTTGCTGATAGGCATTTTAGGGGGCTTTAGCCTGATCACTCTGGCGCTGCTGATGTCCAGCCGCAGCAAAAGTGAAGAGCTGGTGGGCGGTTTGCTGAATATGACCTCCTGGCCGATGATGTTATTATCCGGTGTCTGGTTCAGCCTGGAGGGGGCGCCGGAGTTCCTGAAACGTTTTGCCGACTTTTTACCTTTGACCCATCTGGTCAAGGGGGCAAGGGAGGTGATCACCGAGGGCGCCTCGCTGGCGCAGATCAGTGATCATTTACTGGCGCTGGCGCTGATGAGCGCCATTTTCCTATCCCTGGGGGCCTGGCTGTTTAGCTGGAATGGCGAGGGGTAG